Below is a genomic region from Amblyraja radiata isolate CabotCenter1 chromosome 46, sAmbRad1.1.pri, whole genome shotgun sequence.
GTCCAAAAAGATATTTTAATTTTTCTAGTAGATATTTTTTGAAAAATCTATCTTTATTGTATTTGAGGAGATATTCTACCAGCTTCCTTCCTATTTCCCCCCATAAAGTTGACAATAATCATACAGCTCAAAAAAGACCATTTCGACTTAAGTTTTATCTTGAATTCCCAATGGAATTTGCCAGTGACTCATGGGCCCGAGCTTAATCTTGTCCACATTTATAAACATCTCTATACCTATCCTAAGTGACCAAAAAAGTGATCAAAGGTATGATCCTAAGCAATCACCTGCCATTCTGAGAAGGCTTATTtcttccttcagtttttattcatACTCTCATGGCGACACAGACAGGGCACACTTCCATTGGTCACAATAACCCTGATGTGTATTGCAGAGTTATCACAGCTGCACCACTTTTCTCATCTTAGGCGTCCATTACTAAAATGAAGCATCTCTTTAGCTGACACTGTTGTATCCTACAAGCTCAACTATGAGTTGCGATCAAACAAGATTTGTGTGACCCAGTAACACACCTTAGGACATTTATGCTTTGGGTAAGGAGAGGAAGCAAATACAAGCCAACATAATGTAAGACTTAATTTTGAAAGTGGTCCCCACACTTCTCCCCACCCATCTCCATACACATTTTTCACAATAAAACGACCTCTGCCAATTTAGTCTGTGGCTTTGTACGTTGCACATTTAGCCAGTTATTTGCTTCGTTTGGGAAAGTAAAGATGCTGACTTTTCAAACTCAAAGCCGGACAAAATATTCATTATCTTGCAACACCTTCTGTCCCCATGAGCATTGGGTACATATAACTCCCGTGGTTTCCTGTTTACTGTAAAATCTCCCCTCACATCCCTTCCTCCCGCTTCAAACATCCATAAATATAAAAACCTCACAATCATTTGCAAACATTTGTTCTCCGGTGAAGCAATTCACACAGCACAGTGAAAGAACCACTTATTCAGGTCAGTCGCAACTTTATTCCGACATTGCTTTGATAACTGAACAATGGGTTTGTAATGAAAAATATTATCTATTCATTTCATTATTTTGTGCTTTAGTTGTGATATTTACATTGTACTGTTTCTAAGAAACGCAACAGTCGAGGCATAGCTTTGATACCATAACCTGATTTTCAGATCAATTGTGTTTCAGAACAGCTCTTTGCAAAGAGCAGTCATGAAACGTGATTGACCTGAAACAATAACTGTTTTTCACTCCAAAGCTGTTGTCTCAACcgctatttccaacattttctgttctttTTTATCATTTCGGACCTGATTTTTAATACGTGGTTGTTTGAGCagttttttaaaaagtaattATAGCTGATCATACCAACAATAAGTCCTTTCAGAATGCAGGCAGAGGGGAAGAtgaatcatagatacatagatacatagaaaataggtgcaggagtaggccattcggcccttcgagcctgcaccgccattcaatatgatcatggctgatcatccaactcagtatcccgtacctgccttctctccataccccctgatccctttagccacaagggccacatctaactccctcttaaatatagccaatgaactggcctcaactaccctctgtggcagagagttccagagattcaccactctctgtgtgaaaattttttttctcatctcggtcttaaaggatttcccccttatccttaaactgtgaccccttgttctggacttccccaacatcaggaacaatcttcctgcatctagactgtccaaccccttaaggattttgtaagtttctataagatcccccctcaatcttccaaattctagtgagtacaagccgagtctatccagtctttcttcatatggaagtcctgacatcccagaaatcagtctggtgaaccttctctgcactccctctatggcaataatgtccttcctcagatttggagaccaaaactgtacgcaatactccaggtgtggtctcaccaagaccctgtacaactgcagtagaacctccttgctcctatactcaaatccttttgctatgaaagctaacataccattcgctttcttcattgcctgctgcacctgcatgcctactttcaatggctggtgtaccatgacacccaggtctcgttgcatctccccttttcctaatcggccaccatttagataatagtctgctttcctgtttttgccaccaaagtggataacctcacatttatccacattatactgcatctgccaaacatttgcccactcacccagcttatccaagtcaccttgcagtctcctagcatcctcctcacagctaacactgccccccagcttagtgtcatgctcaaacttggagatgttgccttcaattccctcatccagatcattaatatatattgtaaatagctggggtcccaacactgagccttgcggtaccccactagtcactgcctgccattgtgaaaaggacccgtttactcctactctttgcttcctgtttgccagccagttctctatccacatcactactgaacccccaataccgtgtgctttaagtttgtatactaatctcttttatgggaccttgtcgaaagccttctgaaagtccagatacaacacatccactggttctcccctatccactctactagttacatcctcaaaaaattctataagattcgtcagacatgatttacctttcgtaaatccatgctgactttgtccaatgatttcaccactttccaaatgtgctgctatcccatctttaataactgactctagcagtttccccactaccgatgttagactaactggtctgtaattccccgttttctctccccctcacttcttaaaaagtggggttacgttagctaccctccaatcctcaggaactactccagaatctaaagagttttgaaaaattatcactattgcatccactatttctggagctacttccttaagtactctgggatgcagcctatctggccctggggatttatcggcctttaatccattcaatttactcaacaccacttcccgactaacgtggatttcactcagttcctccatctcctttgacccacggtcccctgctatttccggcaaagtagttattcaattagtccgccatatccttgttccccatgatcaattcacctgtttctgactgcaaaggacctacatttgttttaactaatctctttctcttcacatatctataaaaacttttgcagtcagtttttatgttccctgccagttttctttcataatctattttccctttcctaattaagccctttgtcctcctctgctggtctctgaatttctcccagtcctctggtatgctgctttttctggctaatttgtacgcttcatcttttgctttgatactatccctgatttcccttgttatccacggatgaactaccttccctgatttattcttttgccaaactgggatgaacaatttttgtagttcatccattcagtttttaaatgccttccattgcatatccaccgtcaacccttttagaattaattgccggtcaatcttggccaattcacgtctcataccctcaaagttacctttctttaagttcagaaccattgtttctgaattaacaatgtcactctccatcctaatgaagaattcaaccatattatggtcactcttgcccaagggggcacgcacaacaagactgctaactaacccttcctcattactcaatacccagtcaagaatagcctgctctctcgttggttcctctacatgttggtttagaaaactatcccgcatacattccaagaaatcctcttcctcagcacccctgccaatttgattcacccaatctatatgtagattgaagtcacccattataactgttttacctttgttgcacgcatttctaatttcctgtttgatgccatccccaacttcactactactgttcggtggcctgtacacaacacccactagcgttttctgccccttagtgtttcgcagctctacccataccgattccacatcctccaagctaatgtccttcctttccattgcgttaatctcctctctaaccagcaacgctaccccacctccttttcctttctgtctatccctcctgaatattgaacatccctggatgttcagctcccagccttggtcaccctggagccatgtctccgtgatcccaactaaatcataatcattaatagctatctgcacattcaactcatccaccttattacgaatgctccttgcattgagacacaaagccttcaggcttgtttttacaacgctcttaccccttttataataatgttgaaaagtggccctttttgatttttgccctggttttgtctgcctgccacttttacttttcaccttgctacctattgcttccaccccaattttacacccctctgtctctctgctcacccatttaagaaccccaccacctcttattctctgtttattattgttttcttcttcccccctacatgttgggtctgggtgctttccttctctgcctcctgcctcacacactgtctactagctttctctatttgagtcccttcccccaaccgttctagtttaaagtctccccagctaGCATCTTGCTAGCATCTCACTAGAGGTGGTGGGAGATTAAAGAGGATGATCCATTGGATGTCAAGGttaatggggtggaaggtgaggataagAGGAACCCTATCCTTGCTCCGACTAATACAGGCGGTGAGAGAAGAAATGGAATAGGCATGGTTGAGGGCTCTCAACTAAGGTGGAGGGGAAACCAGAGTTAAGGAAAAAGGAACCTATCTCAGAAAGAAAGGACCATTCCTCCTACCTTTCTTCTGTCTAGGGTCCTAACGGGGTCCTTCCATGTGCAGAGCCATTCAGCACGGAAATAGACTGTAAATTGCTGGACTAAAGCCCCTCGGCTGGCAGCTTCAATCCCCATTCCCTGCTGAGGTCTGGGGCAGTTTGTAAAGGGAGATCAAACAGCTTTAACAATCCTTCAGCAAAGGCAATAGAAACTGAAAATTCCCCTCAAAAAGCAGTGGAAATTGAGCATTTCACCAAAGGACCACACAGCCTATTTTTGGTCGGCAGCCATCTgcgggcctatttccttcgctccatagatgctgctgcacccgctgagtttctccagcatttttgtgtaccttcgattttccagcatctgcagttccttcttaaacagccatCTGTGGGCAGTTGGTAACAGGCAGAGTTTCATTAAAAGATAAATGGCCTGTGAAGCCAAGTCGATCATACATTGAAAACAGGAATTAGACATATACCTAACAGTACAGGAGAACATTAGAGCAAGGGGATCAGCTGTGATCCAAGGCTGCAAATGGAAAAGTTATTAAATCTAAAAATTACAATTGTTTTAATATCTGCAGGTTCTCCATGGCGGACTCAACTGTGACCAGCCCTAGCAGCAGCAACACCACTACTAAAGATTGCAGCGCTCCCTTGTGCCAATGTGTTTACTACATGAGTGGAGAAGCAATGATGTATATAACGCTTGTTTTATACCTGCTAATCTTTGTAGTGGGTCTGGTAGAGAACATTCTTGTTCTTTGGATAAACTGGCAGATGAAAAAGGCCAAGAAAGAAAGCaacttatatatttttaatttagccATCAGTGACATGATTGCTGTGTTAATCATCCCGTTGAGGATAATAGAGATCTTGTTACATTACCGTTGGATCTGGGGCTCCTTTTTGTGCAAACTCGATGGCTTCCTGTATTGCCTTAATCTGTATTGCAACGTCTTTTTCTTGCTCAGTTCGAGTGTGGACAGATACTTCTCATTGCGGTACCCAGCCCAGGCTCAAGGATCCAGGGATCGACGTATCCGCAGGCTGATTTGTGTGTCCGTGTGGACTCTGGCTATGGTATTGTCCATACCAAACTATTTATTTCACCAATTGTATGGATATTACGATAACTATTGCTTCTTGGATAGCAGGAGGTCTTGGTATATTCAAAGTTCTTTAACCCTGATTTTTGGGTTTGTTATCCCCTTTCCCATTATCATTGTGAGCAACATCATCACTGCAAAAGCTGCTAAAGCCTCCGGTAACAAAGAAATCATAAGGACCTGTAAATTAATATATGGTTACATCATAACATTCTTAATCTGTTGGTCCCCTTATTACTTCCTCCTACTCGCTGAGCTGATGGATTGGGACCAAAACTGTTATATGCTGTAtgcactttattttttttatgaCTTCACTGTGTGCCTCACATGCACTCACTGCATTATAAATCCCATCCTCTTCAACTTTATGTACAAAGATTTCAGGTATCATTTTGCAACCAGCATTGTGAAGTTTTTGCCCAAGAAATATGCCAAGGAAGATGACGATGTGTCCATTTCTTCAGACACCAGACACATTGTGGTGATTTCATGATTTAGTTTATCAAATGGAGAAGGTGCTTCACCGTGAATTAATTAAACAGGGCTTTTTCATCTCCCGATTCCTGTTCAATGTCTCGTGAAATTCTAAAGGCATCTGTCCACTAGAAAgtattaaataattattttaattatattAAAAGTGAAATGCAGCCTAATTTGAGGGTTCACCCAACAGGGACATCTAAGTTCTTTTGGTCAAAATGTGACTCCTCAAAATATTTATCATggtctttttaaaacatttttgaacAAGAGGACATCAGGTAGAAATCataagaggaaaccaaagaagaAAAGTTTATTTTAGAAAGAAAATTAAATTCACAATAACTCATGATTATTCCAGGTGTTGGTCGTTTTCTCACCAAGATGTTTGAAGGTTTTGGTTTCAGTGCCTACCAGTATCTGCACTCTCAATCTCGGCAGACCCTGGTAAAATATGGTTGTTGACTCGTTAAACAGATTAATCTAATCTGCTTGATGAAGAGGACATTGACATTCTCATGAATTAGTAAAAAAGTCAAGAGTTTTTTGGGGTAATTCTGGTGtcctgaaccaacaaaatacattAACTGATCATTTATCATTTATGGGTGCTATTAATGCGCAAAAATGGCAATTGCATTTACCTTCATACTTTTCATACGTACATGATCATATGCAAAACATTTTAAGGGCAATGTGATATGGCGCTATTGAAATGCATAGTTTTCTACTTCTTTATAGATTTCCCCCACAGCTCAGTTGACAATGCAGCAGAACTCCGACACACCAAATAGTCTTTGAACAATTCTTGGTCTGTACGGAATCAACCAGCTAAGACATCATTAGCCACGCTGCAATTAATCTCAGCAACCCGAGTTAGGGTTGAAGTTTGGTGTCACTCACTGCGGCTCTCTGTGGCATTTAGGGAGAAGTGTGAAAAGGCGCTATATCAATGCAAAGCTTTTTATGAAATCACTGTTGAAGTTCCTACTTGAAAAAACAGGCACGTGAGCAACTTCAGAAAGCTCACGGCTCATGTGGAGGGGAATTTGTCTGAAAATCTGTAAAATAAATTGTTGTGAACATTGTCTTCTTCATTAACTGTCTGTTTTCTCTTTTCCAAATTATTATTTTCCACTTTTGTTATTTTACAGCATGCTTAATTAAACCGTTTGTCAAACTTCAATCTCTTCATCACTTTACACAACAAAGTATTCAAGACATGAGGCATGGTAGTTTATCATGGACTACATTTGTTCATCATTAAAACACAAACAATGTAAAAAAACAATTGTAATCCTCCACTGAGCCCAAgcagtatcagtctgaagaagggttccaatacaaaacaccatgttctccagagatgctgcttgacctgctgagttactccagtattttgtcttaCCATCAGATAAATCATGGGACTACTGTCACTAACTGGCTCTGACTTAATTCAGCAAACCATTCCCCACAGCCTCTGGAACTAAGCAACAGAAAACACCAGCGTTCTCATGGAAACCACACTCTCCAGTATGGTTTGTCCTGCACCACATACACTGGCCCAAGTAAAACGCATCAGCATCCAGCAACCAAATGAAAGATAAATATGTGTAGAACCATCCCAAGTTTGGTGCTGAACAGAGTAATGTATCCATCTAATATTTTTTCTCTTCATGTATTTGGTGAACTTTTTAAATGTGTCAGTCTGAGGTGATGGGAAAGGTTTATGACTCAGTACTGTGAAGCAAAGACACtttattttgaaaatgtttttttttattttataaagaGCTGGGAAGACAAACTGCAGAAACTCACAAAGAAGGGAGCACAATTTGACCAGAAAACTGCTCTGAGAGGAGGATAGTTGCATGTGAATTTTGTGTAGtcacataagagactgcagatgctggcatctggaGCAAAACCtcccatccctttgcctccacagatgttgctcgaCCTGCCGAGTTCATCAGGTTacataaaacaaaaacattttttcagaAAGAAAGGAGGATGGTTTTGTGGGGTTTTTAATCCGAGTCATATACAGCAGTGCAGCCACTAAGCTTCAATGATAAAAGAATTGTCTAGACATCTCCTTTCTGCCAGCCAACAGTGCAGCTTTTAAATTAAAGCGGGCAGCCCCAGGCAATAATAGATCATGATCCAATATATAATTGGAA
It encodes:
- the gpr182 gene encoding G-protein coupled receptor 182, producing MADSTVTSPSSSNTTTKDCSAPLCQCVYYMSGEAMMYITLVLYLLIFVVGLVENILVLWINWQMKKAKKESNLYIFNLAISDMIAVLIIPLRIIEILLHYRWIWGSFLCKLDGFLYCLNLYCNVFFLLSSSVDRYFSLRYPAQAQGSRDRRIRRLICVSVWTLAMVLSIPNYLFHQLYGYYDNYCFLDSRRSWYIQSSLTLIFGFVIPFPIIIVSNIITAKAAKASGNKEIIRTCKLIYGYIITFLICWSPYYFLLLAELMDWDQNCYMLYALYFFYDFTVCLTCTHCIINPILFNFMYKDFRYHFATSIVKFLPKKYAKEDDDVSISSDTRHIVVIS